In the Lepus europaeus isolate LE1 chromosome 18, mLepTim1.pri, whole genome shotgun sequence genome, one interval contains:
- the LOC133776944 gene encoding keratin-associated protein 4-7-like isoform X3, whose protein sequence is MVSSCCGSVCSEQGCGQDLCQEESCCRPSCCQPSCCRPTCCISSCCRPQCCQPSCCQPTCCRSSCCVSSCCRPTCCVSSCCRPQCCQSVCCQPTCCRPTCCQPTCCHPTCCISSCCRPSCCISSCCRPQCCQSVCCQPTCCRPTCCRPSCCRPTCCISSCCRPTCCISSCCRPQCCQTQCCRPSCCVSTCCRPCCSSGSCC, encoded by the exons ATGGTCAGCTCCTGTTGTGGCTCCGTCTGCTCTGAGCAGGGCTGTGGCCAAGACCTCTGCCAGGAGGAGTCCTGCtgccgccccagctgctgccagcccagctgctgccgccccacCTGTTGtatctccagctgctgcaggccccagtgctgccagccctcctgctgccagcccacctgctgccgctccagctgctgtgtgtccagctgctgccgccccacCTGCTGTGTGTCCAGCTGCTGCCGGCCCCAGTGCTGCCAGTCTGTGTGCTGCCAGCCCACTTGCtgccgccccacctgctgccagcccacctgctgccaccccacctgctgcatctccagctgctgccgccccagctgctgcatctccagctgttgcaggccccAGTGCTGCCAGTCTGTGTGCTGCCagcccacctgctgccgccccacctgctgtcgccccagctgctgccgccccacctgctgcatctccagctgctgccgccccacctgctgcatctccagctgctgcaggccccagtGCTGCCA AACTCAGTGCTGTcgccccagctgctgtgtgtcCACCTGCTGCCGCCCCTGCTGCTCCAGTGGTTCTTGCTGCTGA
- the LOC133776944 gene encoding keratin-associated protein 4-7-like isoform X4 translates to MVSSCCGSVCSEQGCGQDLCQEESCCRPSCCQPSCCRPTCCISSCCRPQCCQPSCCQPTCCRSSCCPTCCHPTCCISSCCRPSCCISSCCRPQCCQSVCCQPTCCRPTCCRPSCCRPTCCISSCCRPTCCISSCCRPQCCQSVCCRPSCCRPTCCISSCCQPISCQTTCCRTQCCRPSCCVSTCCRPCCSSGSCC, encoded by the exons ATGGTCAGCTCCTGTTGTGGCTCCGTCTGCTCTGAGCAGGGCTGTGGCCAAGACCTCTGCCAGGAGGAGTCCTGCtgccgccccagctgctgccagcccagctgctgccgccccacCTGTTGtatctccagctgctgcaggccccagtgctgccagccctcctgctgccagcccacctgctgccgctccagctgctgt cccacctgctgccaccccacctgctgcatctccagctgctgccgccccagctgctgcatctccagctgttgcaggccccAGTGCTGCCAGTCTGTGTGCTGCCagcccacctgctgccgccccacctgctgtcgccccagctgctgccgccccacctgctgcatctccagctgctgccgccccacctgctgcatctccagctgctgcaggccccagtGCTGCCAGTCTGTGTGCTGCCGTCCCAGCTGCTGTCGCCCCACCTGctgcatctccagctgctgccaGCCCATCTCTTGCCAGACCACCTGCTGTAGAACTCAGTGCTGTcgccccagctgctgtgtgtcCACCTGCTGCCGCCCCTGCTGCTCCAGTGGTTCTTGCTGCTGA
- the LOC133776944 gene encoding keratin-associated protein 4-7-like isoform X1 encodes MVSSCCGSVCSEQGCGQDLCQEESCCRPSCCQPSCCRPTCCISSCCRPQCCQPSCCQPTCCRSSCCVSSCCRPTCCVSSCCRPQCCQSVCCQPTCCRPTCCQPTCCHPTCCISSCCRPSCCISSCCRPQCCQSVCCQPTCCRPTCCRPSCCRPTCCISSCCRPTCCISSCCRPQCCQSVCCRPSCCRPTCCISSCCQPISCQTTCCRTQCCRPSCCVSTCCRPCCSSGSCC; translated from the coding sequence ATGGTCAGCTCCTGTTGTGGCTCCGTCTGCTCTGAGCAGGGCTGTGGCCAAGACCTCTGCCAGGAGGAGTCCTGCtgccgccccagctgctgccagcccagctgctgccgccccacCTGTTGtatctccagctgctgcaggccccagtgctgccagccctcctgctgccagcccacctgctgccgctccagctgctgtgtgtccagctgctgccgccccacCTGCTGTGTGTCCAGCTGCTGCCGGCCCCAGTGCTGCCAGTCTGTGTGCTGCCAGCCCACTTGCtgccgccccacctgctgccagcccacctgctgccaccccacctgctgcatctccagctgctgccgccccagctgctgcatctccagctgttgcaggccccAGTGCTGCCAGTCTGTGTGCTGCCagcccacctgctgccgccccacctgctgtcgccccagctgctgccgccccacctgctgcatctccagctgctgccgccccacctgctgcatctccagctgctgcaggccccagtGCTGCCAGTCTGTGTGCTGCCGTCCCAGCTGCTGTCGCCCCACCTGctgcatctccagctgctgccaGCCCATCTCTTGCCAGACCACCTGCTGTAGAACTCAGTGCTGTcgccccagctgctgtgtgtcCACCTGCTGCCGCCCCTGCTGCTCCAGTGGTTCTTGCTGCTGA
- the LOC133776511 gene encoding keratin-associated protein 4-12-like isoform X9 has protein sequence MVSSCCGSVCSEQGCGQDLCQEDCCISSCCQPTCCRPSCCISSCCRPQCCQPSCCRPTCCRPTCCISSCCQPTCCRPSCCISSCCRPQCCQPFCCRPTCCRPTCCISSCCQPTCCRPTCCQTTCCRTTCCRPSCCISSCCQPTCCQPISCQTTCCRTQCCRPSCCVSTCCRPCCSSGSCC, from the exons ATGGTCAGCTCCTGTTGTGGCTCCGTCTGCTCTGAGCAGGGCTGTGGCCAAGACCTCTGCCAGGAGGA CTGTtgcatctccagctgctgccagcccacctgctgccgccccagctgctgtatctccagctgctgcaggccccagtgctgccagccctcctgctgccgccccacctgctgccgccccacctgctgcatctccagctgctgccagcccacctgctgccgccccagctgctgtatctccagctgctgcaggccccagtGCTGCCAGCCCTTCTGCtgccgccccacctgctgccgccccacctgctgcatctccagctgctgccagcccacctgctgccgccccaccTGTTGCCAGACCACCTGCTGCAGAACCACCTGTTgccgccccagctgttgcatctccagctgctgccaGCCCACCTGCTGTCAGCCCATCTCTTGCCAGACCACCTGCTGTAGAACTCAGTGCtgccgccccagctgctgtgtgtcCACCTGCTGCCGCCCCTGCTGCTCTAGTGGTTCTTGCTGCTGA
- the LOC133776944 gene encoding keratin-associated protein 4-9-like isoform X5, producing MVSSCCGSVCSEQGCGQDLCQEDCCRPQCCQPSCCQPTCCRSSCCVSSCCRPTCCVSSCCRPHCCRPSCCISSCCRPQCCQSVCCQPTCCRPTCCRPSCCRPTCCISSCCRPTCCISSCCRPQCCQSVCCRPSCCRPTCCISSCCQPISCQTTCCRTQCCRPSCCVSTCCRPCCSSGSCC from the exons ATGGTCAGCTCCTGTTGTGGCTCCGTCTGCTCTGAGCAGGGCTGTGGCCAAGACCTCTGCCAGGAGGA ctgctgcaggccccagtgctgccagccctcctgctgccagcccacctgctgccgctccagctgctgtgtgtccagctgctgccgccccacCTGCTGTGTGTCCAGCTGCTGCCGGCCCCA ctgctgccgccccagctgctgcatctccagctgttgcaggccccAGTGCTGCCAGTCTGTGTGCTGCCagcccacctgctgccgccccacctgctgtcgccccagctgctgccgccccacctgctgcatctccagctgctgccgccccacctgctgcatctccagctgctgcaggccccagtGCTGCCAGTCTGTGTGCTGCCGTCCCAGCTGCTGTCGCCCCACCTGctgcatctccagctgctgccaGCCCATCTCTTGCCAGACCACCTGCTGTAGAACTCAGTGCTGTcgccccagctgctgtgtgtcCACCTGCTGCCGCCCCTGCTGCTCCAGTGGTTCTTGCTGCTGA
- the LOC133776511 gene encoding keratin-associated protein 4-3-like isoform X3 has product MVSSCCGSVCSEQGCGQDLCQEDCCRPQCCQSVCCRPTCCRPTCCISSCCRPQCCQSSCCRPTCCQTTCCRTTCCRPSCCISSCCQPTCCRPSCCISSCCRPQCCQPSCCRPTCCRPTCCISSCCQPTCCRPSCCISSCCRPQCCQPFCCRPTCCRPTCCISSCCQPTCCRPTCCQTTCCRTTCCRPSCCISSCCQPTCCQPISCQTTCCRTQCCRPSCCVSTCCRPCCSSGSCC; this is encoded by the exons ATGGTCAGCTCCTGTTGTGGCTCCGTCTGCTCTGAGCAGGGCTGTGGCCAAGACCTCTGCCAGGAGGA ctgctgcaggccccagtGCTGCCAGTCTGTGTGCtgccgccccacctgctgccgccccacctgctgcatctccagctgctgcaggccccagtGCTGTCAGTCCTCCTGCTGCCGCCCCACCTGTTGCCAGACCACCTGCTGCAGAACCACATGTTGCCGCCCAAGCTGTtgcatctccagctgctgccagcccacctgctgccgccccagctgctgtatctccagctgctgcaggccccagtgctgccagccctcctgctgccgccccacctgctgccgccccacctgctgcatctccagctgctgccagcccacctgctgccgccccagctgctgtatctccagctgctgcaggccccagtGCTGCCAGCCCTTCTGCtgccgccccacctgctgccgccccacctgctgcatctccagctgctgccagcccacctgctgccgccccaccTGTTGCCAGACCACCTGCTGCAGAACCACCTGTTgccgccccagctgttgcatctccagctgctgccaGCCCACCTGCTGTCAGCCCATCTCTTGCCAGACCACCTGCTGTAGAACTCAGTGCtgccgccccagctgctgtgtgtcCACCTGCTGCCGCCCCTGCTGCTCTAGTGGTTCTTGCTGCTGA
- the LOC133776944 gene encoding keratin-associated protein 4-7-like isoform X6 yields the protein MVSSCCGSVCSEQGCGQDLCQEESCCRPSCCQPSCCRPTCCRPSCCISSCCRPQCCQSVCCQPTCCRPTCCRPSCCRPTCCISSCCRPTCCISSCCRPQCCQSVCCRPSCCRPTCCISSCCQPISCQTTCCRTQCCRPSCCVSTCCRPCCSSGSCC from the exons ATGGTCAGCTCCTGTTGTGGCTCCGTCTGCTCTGAGCAGGGCTGTGGCCAAGACCTCTGCCAGGAGGAGTCCTGCtgccgccccagctgctgccagcccagctgctgccgccccac ctgctgccgccccagctgctgcatctccagctgttgcaggccccAGTGCTGCCAGTCTGTGTGCTGCCagcccacctgctgccgccccacctgctgtcgccccagctgctgccgccccacctgctgcatctccagctgctgccgccccacctgctgcatctccagctgctgcaggccccagtGCTGCCAGTCTGTGTGCTGCCGTCCCAGCTGCTGTCGCCCCACCTGctgcatctccagctgctgccaGCCCATCTCTTGCCAGACCACCTGCTGTAGAACTCAGTGCTGTcgccccagctgctgtgtgtcCACCTGCTGCCGCCCCTGCTGCTCCAGTGGTTCTTGCTGCTGA
- the LOC133776511 gene encoding keratin-associated protein 4-2-like isoform X11 — protein sequence MVSSCCGSVCSEQGCGQDLCQEESCCRPTCCQPSCCRPTCCISSCCRPSCCVSSCCRPQCCQSVCCQPTCCRPTCCQTTCCRTTCCRPSCCISSCCQPTCCQPISCQTTCCRTQCCRPSCCVSTCCRPCCSSGSCC from the exons ATGGTCAGCTCCTGTTGTGGCTCCGTCTGCTCTGAGCAGGGCTGTGGCCAAGACCTCTGCCAGGAGGAGTCCTGCtgccgccccacctgctgccagcccagctgttgccgccccacctgctgcatctcaagttgctgccgccccagctgctgtgtgtccagctgctgcaggccccagtGCTGCCAGTCTGT ctgctgccagcccacctgctgccgccccaccTGTTGCCAGACCACCTGCTGCAGAACCACCTGTTgccgccccagctgttgcatctccagctgctgccaGCCCACCTGCTGTCAGCCCATCTCTTGCCAGACCACCTGCTGTAGAACTCAGTGCtgccgccccagctgctgtgtgtcCACCTGCTGCCGCCCCTGCTGCTCTAGTGGTTCTTGCTGCTGA
- the LOC133776944 gene encoding keratin-associated protein 4-7-like isoform X2, whose translation MVSSCCGSVCSEQGCGQDLCQEDCCRPQCCQPSCCQPTCCRSSCCVSSCCRPTCCVSSCCRPQCCQSVCCQPTCCRPTCCQPTCCHPTCCISSCCRPSCCISSCCRPQCCQSVCCQPTCCRPTCCRPSCCRPTCCISSCCRPTCCISSCCRPQCCQSVCCRPSCCRPTCCISSCCQPISCQTTCCRTQCCRPSCCVSTCCRPCCSSGSCC comes from the exons ATGGTCAGCTCCTGTTGTGGCTCCGTCTGCTCTGAGCAGGGCTGTGGCCAAGACCTCTGCCAGGAGGA ctgctgcaggccccagtgctgccagccctcctgctgccagcccacctgctgccgctccagctgctgtgtgtccagctgctgccgccccacCTGCTGTGTGTCCAGCTGCTGCCGGCCCCAGTGCTGCCAGTCTGTGTGCTGCCAGCCCACTTGCtgccgccccacctgctgccagcccacctgctgccaccccacctgctgcatctccagctgctgccgccccagctgctgcatctccagctgttgcaggccccAGTGCTGCCAGTCTGTGTGCTGCCagcccacctgctgccgccccacctgctgtcgccccagctgctgccgccccacctgctgcatctccagctgctgccgccccacctgctgcatctccagctgctgcaggccccagtGCTGCCAGTCTGTGTGCTGCCGTCCCAGCTGCTGTCGCCCCACCTGctgcatctccagctgctgccaGCCCATCTCTTGCCAGACCACCTGCTGTAGAACTCAGTGCTGTcgccccagctgctgtgtgtcCACCTGCTGCCGCCCCTGCTGCTCCAGTGGTTCTTGCTGCTGA